The Candidatus Eisenbacteria bacterium genome includes a window with the following:
- a CDS encoding sulfatase: MLRGRGATLLCLIAIGCATLSVGCRRPGAPAEVVVTDLAYGAVDGVAGPLPVADLDGVRALLQQRAGTIDVWLRLPADPVLRFRIEPPAPAPAIRITTTVDGAEREATPVRSESGEWTAHLAGGEGDLARLRLESRQPMPIAWRDVRVAGTATAAPPPLAARLRPPEGQRINVIVVLVDALRADHLSVYGYPRDTSPNLAALAAHGVVFTQAYAAGPSTLNSIPSLFTSRYPSEVGAKFQQLAIVPKTLAETFHDAGYQTAAFVVNRAVLGNLGFGRGFDTYDHPITSPSTQPGQPAPTDRVLVRTALGWITRHASAPFFAYVHTLDVHDRLYPLQYRGRFDADGRKPPATPPRARDRVALGDFHGAAREMELEARGSNLTNVYDETIAWTDQQLGDLVEGLGVLGIRDRTAIVVVADHGDALGPEDDGTHGHAHSLYQELVRVPFVMGLPWTGSRRDVDQIVSLLDVAPTVASLAGVAPSSAWVGRDLFAPGRPLDAPSALMERLEPPWGPKAMIRPGLYGVAEWGVRRGNWKLLIDGTHTRLFDLTSDPKETRDVAAEHPDAVAELQAHAWRRSPALAEGRIQSGRLPLDLDEEKRRELLDALRALGYVE, translated from the coding sequence ATGTTACGCGGCCGCGGCGCGACGCTGCTCTGCCTCATCGCCATCGGGTGCGCGACCCTGTCGGTCGGCTGCCGGCGGCCGGGCGCGCCGGCCGAGGTCGTCGTCACCGACCTCGCCTATGGGGCGGTCGACGGCGTCGCGGGGCCGCTGCCGGTCGCGGACCTCGACGGCGTGCGCGCGCTGCTCCAGCAGCGCGCCGGCACGATCGACGTGTGGCTGCGGCTGCCCGCCGATCCCGTGCTGCGCTTCCGCATCGAGCCACCGGCTCCGGCGCCGGCGATCCGCATCACGACCACGGTGGACGGCGCGGAGCGCGAGGCCACACCGGTCCGATCCGAGAGCGGCGAATGGACGGCGCACCTCGCCGGCGGCGAAGGCGATCTCGCCCGCCTGCGCCTCGAGTCGCGGCAGCCGATGCCGATCGCGTGGCGCGACGTGCGTGTCGCCGGGACGGCCACGGCCGCGCCGCCACCGCTCGCCGCACGGCTCCGCCCGCCCGAGGGCCAGCGCATCAACGTGATCGTCGTGCTGGTGGACGCGCTGCGCGCCGACCACCTCTCGGTCTACGGCTATCCGCGCGACACCTCGCCCAACCTCGCCGCGCTCGCCGCGCACGGCGTCGTGTTCACGCAGGCCTATGCGGCCGGGCCGAGCACGCTCAACTCGATCCCTTCGCTCTTCACGTCGCGCTACCCGTCGGAGGTCGGCGCCAAGTTCCAGCAGCTCGCGATCGTGCCGAAGACGCTCGCCGAGACGTTCCACGACGCGGGCTACCAGACGGCGGCGTTCGTGGTGAACCGCGCCGTCCTCGGCAACCTGGGATTCGGACGCGGCTTCGACACCTACGACCATCCGATCACGTCGCCCAGCACGCAGCCGGGCCAACCGGCCCCGACCGACCGCGTCCTCGTCCGCACGGCGCTCGGATGGATCACACGTCACGCGTCGGCGCCGTTCTTCGCGTACGTGCACACGCTCGACGTGCACGATCGGCTCTATCCCCTCCAGTACCGAGGGCGCTTCGACGCCGACGGGCGCAAGCCGCCGGCCACGCCACCTCGCGCGCGCGACCGCGTCGCGCTCGGCGACTTCCACGGCGCGGCGCGCGAGATGGAGCTCGAAGCGCGCGGCAGCAATCTCACGAACGTGTACGACGAGACGATCGCGTGGACGGACCAGCAGCTCGGCGATCTGGTGGAGGGCCTCGGCGTCCTCGGCATCCGCGATCGCACCGCGATCGTGGTCGTCGCCGACCATGGCGACGCGCTCGGCCCCGAGGACGACGGGACGCACGGGCACGCGCACTCGCTCTACCAGGAGCTGGTGCGTGTGCCGTTCGTGATGGGGCTGCCGTGGACCGGCTCGCGCCGCGACGTGGACCAGATCGTGAGCCTGCTCGACGTCGCGCCGACGGTTGCGAGCCTCGCCGGCGTCGCGCCGTCCAGCGCGTGGGTCGGACGCGACCTCTTCGCGCCGGGCCGGCCGCTCGACGCGCCGAGCGCGCTCATGGAGCGCCTCGAGCCGCCGTGGGGTCCCAAGGCCATGATCCGCCCGGGCCTCTACGGCGTAGCGGAATGGGGCGTGCGACGCGGCAACTGGAAGCTCCTCATCGATGGGACCCACACGCGGCTCTTCGATCTGACGTCCGACCCGAAAGAGACGCGCGACGTCGCCGCCGAGCATCCGGACGCGGTCGCCGAGCTGCAAGCCCATGCATGGCGGCGCTCGCCGGCGCTGGCCGAAGGACGCATCCAGTCCGGCAGGCTGCCGCTCGACCTCGACGAGGAGAAGCGACGCGAGCTGCTCGACGCGCTGCGAGCGCTCGGCTACGTCGAGTGA
- a CDS encoding prolyl oligopeptidase family serine peptidase produces MARARLHPSALACVALAIGIGGCSLCRRPDPPPGPPAERTGPPSRVHQVFVQGRFVEITIEVPLEPPGPKPAVISYIADARVPLLEAGIVVVSYRQHWELLRGLPRASPPPDPKPEPPAKTYGTWLLASPTPKTVGQSYFRLIDANATGTLPQVLDAMAGEPEIDPTRIGILGHSTNAFVALQGVAGQPRIRVAAIVAGCGDYHTFLHESSLAMKGEPLDLDPAYSAWLREREVRWHPRRVLHAAVFMVNGRDDDTVPADCARTTARALRRAYRRLGAPERFRFVLVDSGHTFNDAARAEVYAWLRRWLVDAPR; encoded by the coding sequence GTGGCGCGCGCGCGACTCCATCCGTCCGCCCTCGCCTGCGTGGCGCTCGCGATCGGGATCGGCGGGTGCAGCCTCTGCCGCCGGCCCGATCCGCCCCCCGGTCCGCCCGCGGAGCGAACGGGCCCTCCGTCGCGCGTCCACCAGGTCTTCGTGCAGGGCCGCTTCGTCGAGATCACGATCGAGGTGCCGCTCGAGCCGCCCGGCCCGAAGCCGGCGGTGATCTCGTACATCGCGGACGCGCGCGTGCCGCTGCTCGAGGCCGGCATCGTGGTGGTCAGCTACCGGCAGCACTGGGAGCTGCTGCGCGGCCTGCCGCGCGCGTCGCCGCCGCCCGACCCGAAGCCCGAGCCCCCGGCCAAGACGTACGGCACGTGGCTGCTCGCCTCGCCGACGCCGAAGACGGTGGGACAGTCGTACTTCCGCCTGATCGACGCCAACGCGACCGGCACGCTGCCCCAGGTCCTCGACGCGATGGCGGGCGAGCCCGAGATCGACCCCACGCGCATCGGCATCCTCGGCCATTCGACCAACGCCTTCGTCGCGCTCCAGGGCGTGGCCGGACAGCCGCGCATCCGGGTGGCCGCCATCGTGGCCGGATGCGGCGACTACCACACCTTCCTGCACGAGTCGTCGCTCGCGATGAAGGGCGAGCCGCTCGACCTCGATCCCGCCTACAGCGCGTGGCTGCGCGAGCGCGAGGTCCGCTGGCATCCCCGGCGCGTCCTGCACGCGGCGGTCTTCATGGTGAACGGCCGCGACGACGACACCGTCCCGGCCGACTGCGCGCGGACCACGGCGCGCGCGCTCCGGCGCGCCTATCGCCGCCTCGGCGCGCCCGAGCGGTTCCGCTTCGTGCTGGTCGACTCCGGGCACACGTTCAACGACGCTGCGCGCGCGGAGGTCTATGCCTGGCTGCGCCGCTGGCTCGTCGACGCGCCCCGATGA
- a CDS encoding MBOAT family protein: protein MLFNSLEFLIFLPLTLVIHYLCIPRRFWRGRKIFLVVASYLFYMSWNPFFGLLLLGSTLIDYSLGIVLERTTEPVRRRLLLCVSLAFNLGMLGYFKYGNFVADNLYHLFGLAEPPHWDILLPIGISFYTFESLAYTINVYRGERACRSLLDFALFLSFFPHLVAGPIVRPRAFIPQLASAPVVTGPDVEEALARIAQGFLKKVLLADVLGQYVDQVWGDLGAYPAGNVLLAYYAYAFQIYFDFSGYTDIALGVSRLFGLWLPENFERPYLAQSPREFWQRWHISLSTWLRDYLYISLGGNRGSRLRTYVNLLVTMLLGGLWHGAAWNFVVWGGYHGTLLAGHRLFTDRRPPADRGPVATALCRIGMFHLVVLGWVFFRAPSLAESIVSLGRLATPGYIVVRAGSEAAILVAVGLLLHVAPPAAKLRERFVALSPVAQGLAYSAATVAAFFLAPASERFIYFQF from the coding sequence ATGCTGTTCAACAGCCTCGAGTTCCTGATCTTCCTGCCCCTCACCCTCGTCATCCATTACCTGTGCATCCCGCGTCGTTTCTGGCGCGGCCGCAAGATCTTCCTGGTCGTCGCCAGTTACCTCTTCTACATGTCGTGGAACCCGTTCTTCGGGCTCCTGCTGCTGGGCTCCACGCTCATCGACTACTCGCTCGGCATCGTGCTCGAGCGTACGACCGAGCCCGTACGACGGCGCCTCCTCCTGTGCGTGAGCCTCGCCTTCAACCTCGGCATGCTCGGCTACTTCAAGTACGGGAACTTCGTCGCCGACAACCTCTACCATCTGTTCGGTCTGGCGGAGCCGCCGCACTGGGACATCCTGCTGCCGATCGGCATCTCGTTCTACACCTTCGAGTCGCTCGCCTACACGATCAACGTCTACCGCGGTGAGCGCGCCTGCCGGAGCCTGCTCGACTTCGCGCTGTTCCTCTCGTTCTTCCCGCACCTGGTCGCCGGACCAATCGTGCGCCCGCGCGCCTTCATCCCGCAGCTCGCGTCCGCGCCGGTCGTGACCGGCCCCGACGTCGAGGAGGCGCTCGCCCGCATCGCCCAGGGGTTCCTGAAGAAGGTGCTGCTCGCGGACGTGCTCGGCCAGTACGTGGACCAGGTCTGGGGCGACCTCGGCGCCTACCCCGCCGGCAACGTGCTGCTCGCATACTACGCCTACGCCTTCCAGATCTACTTCGACTTCTCGGGCTACACCGACATCGCGCTCGGCGTGAGCCGGCTCTTCGGCCTGTGGCTCCCCGAGAACTTCGAACGCCCGTATCTCGCCCAGAGCCCGCGCGAGTTCTGGCAGCGCTGGCACATCTCCCTCTCGACGTGGCTGCGCGACTACCTCTACATCTCCCTCGGCGGCAATCGCGGCTCGCGCCTGCGCACCTACGTGAACCTCCTCGTCACGATGCTGCTGGGCGGCCTATGGCACGGCGCCGCGTGGAACTTCGTCGTGTGGGGCGGCTATCACGGCACGCTGCTCGCGGGGCACCGGCTGTTCACGGACCGGCGGCCGCCCGCCGACCGCGGGCCCGTCGCGACCGCGCTCTGCCGCATCGGCATGTTCCACCTGGTCGTGCTCGGCTGGGTGTTCTTCCGGGCGCCGTCGCTCGCCGAGAGCATCGTGTCGCTCGGACGGCTCGCAACCCCGGGCTACATCGTGGTCCGCGCGGGCTCGGAGGCCGCGATCCTGGTCGCCGTCGGGCTCCTGCTGCACGTGGCCCCGCCGGCGGCGAAGCTGCGCGAGCGGTTCGTCGCCCTGTCGCCCGTGGCGCAGGGGCTCGCCTACAGCGCCGCGACGGTCGCCGCCTTCTTCCTGGCGCCGGCGAGCGAGCGCTTCATCTACTTCCAGTTCTGA